A single region of the Chelonia mydas isolate rCheMyd1 chromosome 4, rCheMyd1.pri.v2, whole genome shotgun sequence genome encodes:
- the LOC114021666 gene encoding LOW QUALITY PROTEIN: histamine H2 receptor (The sequence of the model RefSeq protein was modified relative to this genomic sequence to represent the inferred CDS: substituted 1 base at 1 genomic stop codon): MLMDKNTSSLSNISSTALSWIRGDGNWTGAGMGPREVAVGLILTFIDLITLFGNTVVFICPVVEKRLRTATYMFIMSLAMADLLVACLVMPFSIIYEVTGMWLFGKLFCKVWISFDVMFCTASIVTLCFISLDRYCSVVTPYHYSMRMSRRRCIVMTCMVWVYSSLISFLPVMQGWNEIPGVDFDAGKECIFVTNWTFAIVASALAFFVPFMIMCSMYFFIYRASRLKATRIMSQSLDIHYHPNSKRQNNLQLENKATRTISIIISVFILCWLPYFVLNIWLAAKGTNSTGPVLVDAFKVITWLGYCNSTINPMLYAFLNRDFQRALKNLFTCRRRSQVGIGEDMVSIATFSKTAQDPEYSIKVPMPTGALKSKHKQXSSGLLVAGCDRCRVYGD; encoded by the exons ATGCTGATGGACAAAAATACATCGTCCCTCTCCAACATCTCCTCCACTGCCCTGTCCTGGATAAGAGGAGATGGCAACTGGACAGGGGCAGGAATGGGTCCCCGGGAGGTGGCTGTTGGACTGATACTAACCTTCATAGACTTGATCACTCTGTTTGGGAATACAGTGGTTTTTATCTGCCCTGTGGTGGAGAAGAGGCTGCGTACCGCAACTTACATGTTTATTATGTCATTAGCCATGGCAGATCTCCTCGTTGCTTGTCTGGTCATGCCATTTAG CATAATTTATGAGGTGACAGGGATGTGGCTATTTGGGAAGCTGTTCTGTAAAGTGTGGATTTCTTTTGATGTCATGTTCTGCACGGCGTCCATTGTCACATTGTGCTTTATCAGTCTGGATAGATATTGCTCCGTGGTGACCCCCTATCATTATTCAATGAGGATGTCACGTCGAAG GTGCATCGTAATGACCTGTATGGTCTGGGTATACTCCTCCCTCATTTCCTTCCTACCAGTCATGCAAGGCTGGAATGAGATACCTGGTGTAGATTTTGATGCTGGCAAAGAGTGCATCTTTGTCACCAACTGGACTTTTGCCATCGTCGCTTCTGCCCTGGCATTTTTTGTCCCCTTCATGATTATGTGCAGCATGTATTTCTTCATCTACCGAGCATCGCGACTCAAGGCCACTCGCATCATGTCTCAGTCCCTTGACATTCACTACCATCCCAATAGCAAGAGGCAGAACAACCTGCAGCTGGAAAACAAAGCCACTCGGACCATTAGCATCATCATCTCAGTCTTCATATTGTGCTGGTTACCATACTTTGTTCTGAATATATGGCTAGCTGCCAAAGGTACCAATTCCACCGGCCCAGTCCTGGTTGATGCCTTCAAGGTCATAACTTGGTTAGGTTATTGCAATTCTACTATCAATCCCATGCTCTACGCCTTTCTGAATCGGGACTTCCAACGGGCTCTGAAGAACCTGTTCACCTGCAGGCGCAGGTCTCAGGTGGGTATTGGAGAAGATATGGTCTCAATAGCCACCTTTTCCAAGACTGCTCAAGACCCAGAATACAGCATTAAAGTCCCAATGCCTACTGGAGCGCTGAAGAGCAAGCACAAACAATAAAGTTCTGGGTTACTTGTTGCAGGATGTGACAGATGCAGAGTGTATGGGGACTGA